The Salvelinus namaycush isolate Seneca chromosome 1, SaNama_1.0, whole genome shotgun sequence genome has a window encoding:
- the LOC120056695 gene encoding insulin gene enhancer protein ISL-3-like, whose protein sequence is MVDIIFNSSFLGDMGDHSKKKSGFAMCVGCGSQIHDQYILRVSPDLEWHAACLKCAECSQYLDETCTCFVRDGKTYCKRDYVRLFGIKCAKCNLGFSSSDLVMRARDNVYHIECFRCSVCSRQLLPGDEFSLRDEELLCRADHSLLMERSSAGSPISPGHIHSNRSLHLAEPMTVRAPHRNHVHKQSEKTTRVRTVLNEKQLHTLRTCYNANPRPDALMKEQLVEMTGLSPRVIRVWFQNKRCKDKKRSILMKQLQQQQHSDKTSLQGLTGTPLVARSPIRHDNTGQGNSVEVQTYQPPWKALSEFALQSDLDQPAFQQLVSFSESGSLGNSSGSDVTSLSSHLPDTPNSMVPSPVET, encoded by the exons ATGGTGGATATTATTTTTAACTCTTCTTTCTTGGGTGATATGGGGGATCATTCCAAAA AGAAGTCCGGATTCGCGATGTGTGTAGGCTGTGGAAGTCAGATACATGACCAGTACATTCTGAGAGTTTCCCCGGACCTGGAGTGGCATGCAGCCTGCCTGAAGTGTGCAGAGTGCAGCCAGTACCTGGATGAGACATGCACTTGCTTCGTACGGGACGGAAAAACATATTGCAAAAGAGATTATGTAAG GTTATTTGGAATAAAATGTGCAAAATGTAACCTGGGATTCAGCAGCAGTGATTTGGTGATGCGAGCCCGGGACAACGTGTACCACATCGAGTGTTTCAGATGTTCCGTGTGTAGCAGGCAGCTCTTGCCGGGGGATGAGTTCTCTCTCCGGGACGAGGAGCTGCTGTGTCGGGCGGACCACAGTTTACTAATGGAGCGGAGCTCCGCCGGAAGCCCAATCAGCCCCGGACATATCCACTCCAACAGATCACTACACTTAGCAG AGCCGATGACAGTACGGGCACCACACCGAAACCACGTCCACAAGCAGTCAGAGAAGACAACACGAGTGCGAACCGTTTTGAACGAGAAGCAGCTCCACACGTTACGGACCTGCTACAACGCCAATCCGCGGCCAGATGCGCTAATGAAGGAACAACTGGTGGAAATGACCGGCCTCAGCCCAAGGGTTATTCGAGTTTGGTTCCAGAATAAAAGATGCAAAGACAAAAAGAGATCTATTCTCATGAAGCAacttcagcagcagcaacacagTGATAAGACT AGTCTACAGGGGCTCACAGGTACGCCTCTGGTTGCCAGAAGCCCTATCAGGCACGACAACACGGGGCAGGGTAACTCGGTGGAGGTGCAGACCTACCAGCCGCCCTGGAAGGCCCTCAGCGAGTTCGCCCTGCAGAGTGATCTGGACCAGCCGGCCTTTCAACAACTg GTGTCTTTCTCGGAATCGGGTTCATTGGGAAACTCCTCCGGCAGCGACGTGACTTCTCTGTCATCGCACTTACCCGACACCCCGAACAGCATGGTACCCAGTCCCGTGGAGACGTGA
- the LOC120052807 gene encoding electron transfer flavoprotein subunit alpha, mitochondrial-like translates to MILVADQISKVQGVKKILVAQHDCYKGLLPEELTPLIFATQKQFNFTHICAGASAFGKNLLPRVSAKLDVATLSDITEVKSQDTFVRTIYAGNALATVKCNEKVKVFTVRGTSFEPAAVEGGSAATEQGTLPHPLLGRMSEWLEQSLTKSDRPELTSAKVVVSGGRGLKSGENFKLLYDLADKMGAAVGASGAAVDAGYIPNDMQVGQTGKVVAPVKGN, encoded by the exons ATGATTCTG GTTGCAGACCAGATCAGTAAAGTCCAGGGGGTCAAGAAGATTCTAGTGGCTCAACATGACTGCTACAAAGGACTGTTACCAG AGGAATTGACTCCTTTGATTTTTGCTACCCAGAAACAGTTCAACTTCACACACATCTGTGCAGGAGCTTCTGCTTTTGGGAAG AATCTCCTTCCCAGAGTGTCAGCCAAGCTGGATGTTGCAACTCTCTCTGACATCACCGAGGTCAAATCTCAAGACACCTTCGTTAGAACCATTTACGCTG GTAATGCCCTGGCCACAGTGAAGTGCAATGAGAAAGTCAAGGTGTTCACAGTGAGGGGAACTTCCTTTGAACCTGCTGCTGTGGAGGGAGGCAGTGCTGCTACTGAACAGGGTACA TTGCCTCACCCTCTCCTGGGGAGGATGTCAGAATGGCTTGAGCAGAGCCTGACCAAGAGCGATCGACCAGAGCTCACTAGTGCCAAAGTGGTGGTGTCCGGAG GACGAGGGCTGAAGAGCGGTGAGAACTTCAAACTGCTGTACGACCTCGCTGACAAAATGGGCGCTGCAG TGGGGGCTTCAGGAGCTGCTGTGGATGCTGGCTACATCCCCAATGACATGCAGGTTGGCCAGACTGGCAAGGTTGTAGCACCT GTTAAAGGGAATTAA